A stretch of the Polaribacter pacificus genome encodes the following:
- the smpB gene encoding SsrA-binding protein SmpB → MQKKINILNKKARFEYEFLETYTAGIQLTGTEIKSIRASKARITESFCEFNERGELFVINMFIEEYSHGNFYNHNPKSERRLLLNKRELKKLEKQVKNTGLTIIPLKLFLTDKGWAKLNIALAKGKKLHDKRETMKDRDNKRDLARIKKSF, encoded by the coding sequence ATGCAGAAGAAGATTAACATACTCAATAAGAAAGCAAGATTCGAATACGAATTTTTAGAAACATATACCGCTGGAATTCAACTAACAGGCACAGAGATAAAATCAATACGTGCCAGTAAAGCTAGGATTACAGAAAGTTTTTGTGAATTTAATGAACGTGGCGAATTGTTTGTCATTAATATGTTTATTGAAGAATATTCACATGGTAATTTTTACAATCACAACCCAAAAAGTGAACGACGTTTGCTTTTAAACAAGCGTGAGCTTAAAAAATTGGAAAAACAAGTGAAAAATACGGGACTCACTATCATTCCATTAAAACTGTTTTTAACAGACAAAGGCTGGGCAAAATTAAACATTGCTCTTGCCAAAGGTAAAAAGCTACACGATAAGAGAGAAACGATGAAAGATCGTGATAACAAAAGAGATTTAGCGAGAATTAAAAAAAGCTTTTAA
- a CDS encoding geranylgeranylglycerol-phosphate geranylgeranyltransferase — MNFTTFLKLVRYPNLLMVLATLILTKYALVYSYLPVSVLSDFDFVLLSISILCITAGGYIINDVYDVQTDGINKPHKQLVGKSIHLETAKKTYAILTIIGVALGLYLSISKELYSYSLLFIGISLSLYIYAVFLKRTPLFGNILVALCVSFIILTLLLFERPNELPNNIIMVFQQLFTSIGISTAGLFYIIFSFLSTLIREIVKDIEDINGDHAQKMRTLPLVIGKQRANRVAVFFTVCLLVFIIFVMKMELVDYPYFLGYTLLVVFAPLLYFLYKLAIAKSTAHYHSLSSLLKLVMVLGIASMLFFTF; from the coding sequence ATGAACTTCACAACCTTTTTAAAATTGGTTAGATACCCTAATTTACTTATGGTATTGGCCACTTTAATCTTAACTAAATACGCATTAGTATATTCTTATTTACCGGTAAGTGTACTTAGTGATTTTGACTTTGTGCTATTGTCAATAAGCATCCTTTGTATTACTGCAGGCGGTTATATTATTAATGACGTTTATGATGTGCAGACTGATGGAATTAACAAGCCCCATAAACAGCTTGTAGGGAAAAGCATCCATCTAGAAACTGCTAAAAAAACATATGCCATTTTAACAATTATCGGTGTTGCCCTCGGGCTATATTTGTCGATAAGTAAAGAATTATATAGCTATTCACTGTTGTTTATAGGCATTTCATTGAGTCTTTACATCTACGCCGTGTTTTTAAAAAGAACTCCCTTATTTGGTAATATTCTAGTTGCGCTATGTGTTAGTTTTATTATTCTAACACTACTTCTTTTTGAAAGACCTAACGAGCTCCCAAATAATATTATAATGGTGTTTCAACAACTGTTTACTTCTATTGGGATTAGTACTGCGGGATTATTTTATATAATTTTCTCTTTTTTAAGTACTTTAATTAGAGAGATTGTAAAGGATATAGAGGATATCAATGGAGATCATGCTCAAAAAATGAGAACCTTGCCATTAGTCATTGGTAAGCAAAGAGCCAATCGCGTGGCAGTCTTTTTTACAGTGTGTTTACTTGTGTTTATAATTTTCGTAATGAAGATGGAGCTTGTTGACTATCCGTATTTCTTAGGCTATACACTGTTAGTTGTTTTTGCACCACTACTCTATTTTCTATACAAATTAGCCATCGCAAAAAGTACAGCCCATTATCATTCTTTAAGTAGTTTATTAAAGCTTGTGATGGTTTTAGGAATTGCTTCCATGCTTTTTTTTACGTTTTAA
- a CDS encoding Maf-like protein — MLQEKLAQYKVVLASKSPRRQQIFKELGIPFEIQLKEVKEVYPSHLVAAEITDYLAELKATAFKDSLHDNRLVITSDTIVWLDDKALGKPVDEEHAKEMLQKISGKKHQVISSISLTHQDFQKTFHDITEVYFKDLTSEEINYYVQKYQPYDKAGSYGIQEWIGYIGIEKIEGSYFNVMGLPVHKLYKELMQL, encoded by the coding sequence ATGTTACAAGAAAAATTAGCCCAATATAAGGTTGTCTTAGCATCTAAATCGCCCAGAAGACAACAGATCTTTAAAGAATTAGGAATTCCTTTTGAGATTCAACTTAAAGAAGTCAAAGAAGTATATCCATCACATTTAGTAGCTGCTGAGATTACAGATTATTTGGCTGAGCTCAAAGCGACTGCATTTAAAGACAGTTTACATGATAATCGTTTAGTAATTACCTCTGACACCATTGTTTGGCTTGATGATAAAGCACTCGGAAAGCCTGTTGATGAAGAACATGCTAAAGAGATGCTTCAAAAGATTTCAGGTAAAAAGCACCAAGTGATTAGCTCTATTAGTCTCACGCATCAGGATTTTCAAAAAACATTCCACGATATAACCGAAGTGTACTTTAAAGACTTAACAAGTGAGGAGATTAACTACTATGTTCAAAAGTACCAACCTTATGATAAGGCAGGTAGTTATGGGATTCAAGAATGGATTGGCTATATCGGTATAGAAAAAATAGAAGGAAGTTATTTTAATGTAATGGGTTTACCCGTTCATAAATTATACAAAGAATTGATGCAATTGTAA
- a CDS encoding transketolase family protein, whose product MKKYTFTEKKDTRSGFGDGLTELGKTNPNVVALCADLIGSLKMNDFAKNHPERFFQIGIAEANMIGIAAGLTIGGKIPFTGTFANFSTGRVYDQIRQSVAYSDKNVKICASHAGLTLGEDGATHQILEDIGLMKMLPGMTVINPCDYNQTKAATIAIADFEGPVYLRFGRPSVPIFMPDYKDEPFVIGKAIQLTEGADVTIVATGHMVWEALQASEQLEELGIHAEVINIHTIKPLDEEAILKSVAKTGCMVTAEEHNKFGGLGESVARCLGENNPVPQEFVAVNDSFGESGTPAQLMEKYKLNDKAIVAAAQKVIKRKK is encoded by the coding sequence ATGAAAAAATATACTTTTACAGAAAAGAAAGACACAAGATCTGGATTTGGAGATGGCCTTACAGAATTAGGAAAAACGAATCCAAATGTTGTTGCCTTATGTGCTGATTTAATTGGCTCTTTAAAAATGAATGATTTTGCTAAGAATCATCCAGAGCGTTTCTTTCAGATAGGAATTGCAGAAGCAAATATGATCGGGATTGCAGCTGGTTTAACGATTGGAGGTAAAATTCCTTTTACAGGAACATTTGCAAACTTTTCTACAGGAAGAGTTTATGATCAAATTCGCCAATCTGTTGCCTATTCTGATAAGAATGTAAAAATATGTGCTTCACACGCAGGATTAACTTTAGGTGAAGACGGTGCAACCCACCAAATTCTTGAAGATATCGGATTAATGAAAATGCTTCCTGGTATGACAGTGATCAATCCTTGTGATTACAATCAAACCAAAGCAGCAACCATTGCGATTGCAGACTTTGAAGGTCCTGTGTATTTGCGTTTTGGTCGTCCATCTGTGCCAATCTTTATGCCAGACTATAAAGACGAACCTTTTGTAATTGGTAAAGCAATTCAGCTTACTGAAGGTGCTGATGTAACTATTGTTGCTACAGGTCATATGGTTTGGGAGGCACTTCAAGCGTCAGAACAATTAGAAGAATTAGGAATCCATGCAGAAGTAATCAACATACACACCATTAAGCCTCTAGATGAAGAAGCTATTTTAAAATCAGTGGCAAAAACAGGCTGTATGGTTACTGCAGAAGAGCATAATAAATTTGGTGGACTAGGAGAAAGCGTAGCAAGATGTTTGGGAGAAAACAATCCAGTACCACAAGAGTTTGTAGCCGTGAACGATAGTTTTGGAGAGTCAGGAACCCCTGCTCAGTTAATGGAAAAATACAAACTTAATGACAAAGCAATAGTTGCTGCTGCTCAAAAAGTAATTAAAAGAAAAAAATAA
- a CDS encoding outer membrane beta-barrel protein → MKKVILLVLVAFAVSTTANAQIDFGLKGGINYNNNGDATFSTTGTDLINGAESKSGFHAGLWFRGKVPILGLYIRPELVYTQVKSEYTSGTTAVDYEFKKLDVPVLIGKKFLGFGNAFIGPSFQYIIGDEFEFGNLSTDDFNKFSVGIQMGLGVEFGPLGVDVRWERGLSKSESEFVDNSTKITVDNRTSQIIFGLSYKL, encoded by the coding sequence ATGAAAAAAGTAATTTTATTAGTACTTGTTGCCTTTGCTGTTAGTACAACTGCAAATGCTCAGATTGATTTTGGATTAAAGGGAGGTATTAACTACAACAACAATGGAGATGCCACTTTTTCTACCACAGGAACAGATTTAATCAACGGAGCGGAATCTAAATCTGGATTCCATGCAGGTCTTTGGTTTAGAGGAAAGGTACCTATTCTAGGTTTGTACATTCGTCCTGAACTTGTGTATACCCAAGTAAAAAGCGAGTACACTAGTGGTACAACTGCTGTAGATTATGAATTTAAAAAATTAGATGTACCAGTATTGATCGGGAAAAAATTTCTAGGTTTTGGAAATGCATTTATAGGCCCATCTTTTCAGTACATTATTGGTGATGAGTTTGAGTTTGGAAACTTAAGCACAGATGATTTTAACAAGTTCTCTGTTGGGATTCAAATGGGTTTAGGTGTTGAGTTTGGACCTTTAGGTGTTGATGTTCGTTGGGAACGAGGATTGTCAAAATCAGAATCTGAATTTGTTGATAACAGCACAAAAATTACTGTTGATAACAGAACCAGTCAAATTATATTTGGTCTTTCTTATAAGTTGTAA
- a CDS encoding FKBP-type peptidyl-prolyl cis-trans isomerase: MIKIKNIVLVALAAIFIYACSSSDPVEEFDAEAQALIDNDSLVKYLKNNYYDLTLDSIKPLAAGKTALLDDPKLKSKTVTESDINYTLYYYVLDEGTPDPVKGFPTKMDSVLVTYQGAFISKTTQLTIFETQNNATWLTLDAVVRGWSNGLIHFKGGKNITSNGPITYENGGKGYLIMPSGLGYGNIASADIPANMPLIFKINLFDLVENTDHDQDGLASYLEIENASIESNPLLVDTDGDFLANYQDNDDDGDGKLTKDEDANKDGDPRNDDTDGDGVPDYLDPDTK; this comes from the coding sequence ATGATAAAAATTAAAAATATTGTACTTGTAGCTCTTGCTGCTATATTTATTTATGCATGTAGTAGTTCTGATCCTGTTGAAGAGTTTGACGCCGAAGCGCAAGCATTAATTGATAATGATTCATTGGTAAAATATTTAAAAAACAATTACTATGATCTTACTTTAGATTCAATTAAACCATTAGCCGCAGGTAAGACTGCTCTTTTAGACGATCCAAAGTTAAAAAGCAAAACGGTTACAGAAAGTGACATTAATTATACTTTGTATTATTATGTTTTAGATGAAGGTACCCCAGATCCAGTTAAAGGGTTTCCAACAAAGATGGACTCTGTTTTAGTAACCTACCAAGGGGCTTTCATATCTAAAACCACTCAGTTAACAATTTTTGAAACTCAAAATAATGCAACCTGGTTAACATTAGATGCTGTTGTTAGAGGATGGTCTAATGGTCTTATTCATTTTAAAGGCGGAAAGAACATTACGAGTAATGGTCCTATAACTTATGAAAATGGGGGTAAAGGTTATTTAATCATGCCTTCTGGATTAGGTTATGGTAACATAGCAAGTGCTGATATTCCTGCAAACATGCCTTTGATTTTTAAAATTAATCTATTTGACCTTGTAGAAAATACCGATCACGATCAAGATGGGCTTGCTTCTTATTTAGAGATAGAAAACGCAAGCATAGAGTCTAATCCATTACTTGTTGATACAGATGGTGATTTTCTAGCTAATTATCAAGACAATGATGATGATGGTGATGGTAAATTAACCAAGGATGAAGATGCTAATAAGGATGGTGACCCAAGAAACGATGACACTGATGGTGATGGAGTTCCTGATTACTTAGATCCAGATACCAAATAA
- a CDS encoding RNA-binding S4 domain-containing protein, whose amino-acid sequence MRIDKYLWCVRMYKTRSIATEACKKGHIKMDDKNVKASKEVYGNELIRVRKNQINYKIQVLDIPPNRVSAKLADLYKKDLTPKEELEKTSLLKFAKDHYRKKGTGRPTKKDRRDIDDYYESPTDDN is encoded by the coding sequence ATGAGAATAGATAAATATTTGTGGTGTGTTCGTATGTATAAAACGAGAAGCATCGCCACTGAAGCCTGTAAAAAAGGGCATATTAAGATGGATGACAAAAATGTTAAAGCTTCAAAAGAAGTGTATGGAAATGAGTTAATACGGGTTCGAAAAAATCAAATTAACTATAAAATCCAAGTTTTAGACATTCCTCCAAACAGAGTCTCAGCAAAATTAGCCGATTTATATAAAAAAGATCTAACTCCAAAGGAAGAACTCGAAAAAACAAGTTTATTAAAATTTGCCAAAGATCACTACCGAAAAAAAGGAACAGGAAGGCCTACAAAAAAAGATCGAAGAGACATTGATGATTATTACGAATCTCCAACGGATGATAATTAA
- a CDS encoding phosphoribosyltransferase family protein, translated as MNKQKNIILDNTQIQHKIHRIAYQIYESNSNEKEIVLAGISKNGFILAQSIAESLASISPLRIIMCEVFIDKKKPLKPISTSIPSEDYIHKSLVLVDDVLNSGATLIYGVKHFLEVPLKRFKTAVLVNRNHKKYPVKADFKGLSLSTTLQEQVIVEFSKNKSVAYLL; from the coding sequence ATGAATAAGCAGAAAAACATCATTTTAGACAATACTCAGATTCAACATAAGATTCATCGAATTGCCTATCAAATTTATGAGAGCAATAGCAATGAAAAAGAGATTGTGTTAGCAGGAATTTCAAAAAATGGCTTCATACTAGCTCAGTCAATTGCAGAATCTTTAGCAAGTATCTCTCCACTTCGTATTATCATGTGTGAAGTTTTTATTGATAAGAAAAAGCCATTAAAACCGATTAGCACTTCCATACCAAGTGAAGATTATATACATAAATCTTTAGTCTTAGTTGATGATGTACTTAATTCTGGAGCTACGTTAATTTACGGGGTTAAGCATTTTTTAGAGGTTCCATTAAAGCGTTTTAAAACAGCTGTATTGGTAAATAGAAACCATAAAAAGTATCCCGTTAAAGCTGATTTCAAAGGACTTTCATTATCTACTACCCTACAAGAACAGGTTATTGTAGAGTTTTCTAAAAATAAATCTGTTGCATATTTATTATAA
- a CDS encoding shikimate kinase codes for MKIVLLGYMASGKSSIGKRLSEVLDLNFIDLDTYIESCDKMSIKDIFKNKGEIYFRRQESIYLQEVLAQATDCVLSLGGGTPCYGNNTQLLNSTGYHTVYLRAGIATLVDRLTKEKQLRPLVAQLSSDQLTEYVAKHLFERAAFYEQAKQIISIDNKSVEEICKEIKLAL; via the coding sequence ATGAAAATAGTATTATTGGGCTATATGGCAAGTGGAAAATCTTCTATAGGAAAGCGATTATCAGAAGTTTTGGATCTTAATTTTATTGATTTGGATACCTATATAGAATCTTGTGATAAGATGAGCATCAAAGATATTTTTAAAAACAAAGGAGAAATCTATTTTAGAAGACAAGAGTCAATATATCTTCAAGAGGTTCTAGCGCAAGCTACTGATTGTGTTCTTTCTTTAGGAGGAGGGACCCCTTGTTACGGAAACAATACACAGTTGTTAAATAGCACTGGCTATCATACAGTATATTTAAGAGCAGGAATCGCTACACTGGTTGACAGACTAACTAAAGAAAAACAATTAAGACCTCTAGTTGCTCAATTGTCTTCTGATCAGCTTACAGAATATGTTGCAAAACATTTGTTTGAAAGAGCCGCCTTTTATGAGCAAGCCAAGCAAATTATTTCTATAGATAATAAAAGTGTAGAAGAAATTTGTAAAGAAATTAAACTAGCATTATAA
- a CDS encoding carboxypeptidase-like regulatory domain-containing protein: MSFAQESLKIVQLKGQIVGAEDQKPLSAAHVINLNSVVGTITNDRGFFEIPTQVNDTIMVSYLGFQSIKLKITNDLLKGNELVIALYEKANEIKEVVIQSTKLIGVLEVDIKQVPKDRNTRIHINGLPQAYELGKAGGQNLNTPLKALFQPIDFLYSMFGKKPKQLKKLQKLKKEDDLRKMLNGKFDREIMMEYLDMDKQELSKLLADCNYSEYFIAKASDLQMIEAILDCYENYKALKKGKIERNSIPDKKN; this comes from the coding sequence GTGAGTTTCGCTCAAGAGAGTTTGAAAATTGTTCAACTAAAAGGTCAGATAGTAGGTGCTGAAGATCAAAAACCTTTAAGTGCTGCACATGTTATCAATTTAAATTCGGTTGTTGGTACCATTACAAATGATCGTGGTTTTTTTGAAATCCCTACACAAGTAAATGATACCATTATGGTTTCTTACCTTGGATTTCAATCAATCAAACTTAAAATAACCAACGATTTATTAAAAGGAAATGAATTGGTCATCGCCCTGTATGAAAAAGCAAATGAAATTAAAGAGGTGGTTATTCAATCTACAAAATTGATTGGTGTATTGGAGGTTGATATCAAGCAAGTACCTAAAGACCGAAATACCAGAATTCATATTAATGGTCTTCCTCAAGCTTATGAATTAGGGAAAGCCGGTGGGCAAAACTTAAATACGCCTCTTAAAGCCCTTTTCCAGCCCATTGATTTTTTATACAGTATGTTTGGAAAAAAACCCAAGCAGTTAAAGAAACTTCAAAAACTTAAAAAAGAAGACGATTTAAGAAAGATGCTCAATGGTAAGTTTGATAGAGAGATCATGATGGAGTATCTAGATATGGATAAACAAGAATTAAGTAAACTACTTGCCGATTGTAATTATTCGGAATACTTTATTGCCAAGGCTAGTGATTTGCAAATGATTGAAGCCATTTTGGACTGCTATGAAAATTACAAGGCACTTAAAAAAGGAAAAATCGAAAGGAATTCAATTCCAGATAAAAAGAACTAA
- a CDS encoding prohibitin family protein produces the protein MAQNQVDLKFPKGGLIFIIIAVVLIIFISKSTVTIGPGEGGVLFERFGDGINTDETYNEGFHIVAPWNEMIVLKVRQQSISDEMNVLSVNGLEVKVNGTIWYEPELENLGSLIKTKGADFVRELLNPAVNAAARSVVGRYTPEQLYSSKRDVIEQEILEELTNILSDQYLTVKRVLVEDVKLPTTIRTAIETKLKQEQESLEYEFRLAKAKKEAERQKIDAEGKAVANKILSASLTDKILQEKGIDATLELAKSPNSKVVVIGSGKDGLPIILGNQ, from the coding sequence ATGGCACAGAATCAAGTAGATTTAAAGTTTCCTAAAGGGGGACTTATTTTTATCATTATAGCGGTAGTACTCATCATTTTTATTTCAAAATCAACAGTGACTATTGGTCCTGGAGAGGGTGGTGTCTTATTTGAGCGATTTGGAGACGGTATTAACACCGATGAAACGTACAATGAAGGATTTCATATTGTTGCTCCTTGGAACGAAATGATCGTGCTTAAAGTGCGTCAACAGTCTATCTCTGATGAAATGAATGTATTGTCTGTAAACGGACTGGAAGTAAAAGTAAATGGAACCATCTGGTATGAACCAGAATTAGAGAACCTAGGAAGCTTAATCAAAACGAAAGGAGCAGATTTTGTAAGAGAATTGTTAAACCCTGCTGTAAACGCTGCCGCAAGATCTGTTGTGGGTAGATATACACCAGAACAATTGTACTCTAGTAAAAGAGATGTTATTGAACAGGAAATCTTAGAAGAACTGACTAATATTTTATCAGATCAGTATTTAACAGTTAAACGAGTATTGGTTGAAGATGTTAAATTACCAACAACTATTAGAACTGCCATTGAGACCAAACTAAAACAAGAGCAAGAATCTCTTGAGTATGAGTTTCGTTTAGCAAAAGCAAAAAAAGAAGCTGAGCGTCAAAAAATTGATGCAGAAGGGAAAGCAGTAGCAAATAAGATTTTAAGTGCTTCTTTAACGGATAAAATTTTACAAGAAAAAGGAATTGACGCAACTTTAGAGCTTGCGAAGTCTCCAAACAGCAAAGTTGTTGTCATTGGGTCAGGAAAAGACGGATTGCCAATTATCTTAGGAAATCAATAG
- a CDS encoding cation diffusion facilitator family transporter — MGHHHHHHHEEGATKNIKTAFFLNLSFTLIEIIGGIYTNSLAIVSDAVHDLGDSISLGMSWYFQKISTKKANSKYSYGYKRFSLLGAIINSIILIIGTVFIIKEAIPRIINPQAADAHGMMWLAILGVLVNGAAVLKLKKGSSINERVVSLHLLEDVLGWIAVLIASIIMQFWNVPILDPILSLAIACYVLFNVFKNLKESISIILQRVPDQLSVKAIEKKVIAMKGIKSVHDCHLWTMDGEYHVLSMHLVLNDPYQKETTALKNQVRHLLKQEFHIEHCTLELDQNPEDCAYKDCN, encoded by the coding sequence ATGGGACATCATCATCACCATCATCATGAAGAAGGAGCTACTAAAAACATTAAAACAGCGTTTTTTTTAAATCTTTCTTTTACTCTGATAGAAATTATTGGCGGGATTTACACCAATAGTTTGGCTATTGTTTCTGATGCTGTACATGATCTAGGTGATAGTATTAGTTTAGGGATGTCTTGGTATTTTCAAAAAATATCAACTAAAAAAGCAAACTCAAAATACTCGTATGGTTACAAGCGTTTTTCGCTTTTAGGCGCGATAATTAATAGTATTATATTAATTATCGGAACGGTGTTTATTATTAAAGAAGCCATACCGAGAATTATAAATCCTCAAGCAGCTGATGCCCATGGGATGATGTGGCTTGCTATTTTAGGCGTGTTGGTTAACGGAGCAGCCGTTTTAAAATTAAAAAAAGGCAGCTCTATAAATGAGAGGGTTGTAAGCCTGCATTTATTAGAAGATGTTTTGGGCTGGATTGCTGTTTTGATTGCAAGCATTATCATGCAATTTTGGAATGTTCCTATATTAGACCCAATACTCTCATTGGCAATTGCCTGTTATGTGCTTTTTAATGTGTTTAAAAACCTTAAAGAATCTATTAGCATCATTCTTCAAAGGGTACCTGATCAACTATCTGTAAAGGCAATTGAAAAAAAAGTCATTGCTATGAAAGGGATAAAAAGTGTTCACGACTGCCATCTATGGACCATGGACGGAGAATATCATGTATTAAGTATGCATTTGGTGCTTAATGACCCATATCAAAAAGAAACTACAGCACTTAAAAACCAGGTTAGACACTTGTTAAAGCAAGAGTTTCACATTGAGCATTGTACTTTAGAGCTAGATCAAAACCCAGAAGATTGTGCTTATAAAGATTGCAATTAA
- a CDS encoding TonB-dependent receptor, whose amino-acid sequence MVKNVITILFIGLLSHTAFSQNSLKVTVVSAEDKEVLMGASVYLKGTQLGNTTNYDGIATLASIPNGKQTLVVSFVGFETQQIKLNFPIKDNNISIALHEHEGTLETVVISSTRSKRSIAQIPTRIEVIGAEELGEKAAMNSANIAMLLRESTGIQMQQTSANSANQSIRIQGLDGRFTQLLKDGFPLFGGFSSGLSIMQIPPLDLQQVEIIKGSSSTLYGGGAIAGLVNLISKKPGFESETTFMLDLTSRKGATVNAYYSKRNDRFGMSLFGSTNLQQASDVNNDTFSDLPKVRSISFNPSFYYYPSEAKTLRVTFNISDERRVGGDIRYVNQNTTPQQGFFEENKSSRYAMKSSYDNEISESSSFHIKNSLSYFNRDLLLPTYQFLGSQFASFTEATYNRYSEKSDWVFGANIITEDFTETPTTALDRSYQQFTSGAFAQNNLTVSENMSLETGLRIDYNNNYGTFLLPRVSLFYKFTNALTSRIGGGLGYKIPTIFTEDSELRAYQQVLPINPTNFKAETSAGLNLDLNYKTTILEDAVSVSFNQLFFYTQLNNSLVLTQQGQDYKFLNATNPLDSYGFETNLKFKYKDFILFTNYAFNNVKVLQQQKALTPKHNFGGVLMYEVHDKWRIGYEAYYKSSQFRTDLTETPSYWTMGFMAMRTFGKISVYANFENFTDNKQSNYQSMITGSANNPVFSDIWAPTDGFVFNGGILIKL is encoded by the coding sequence ATGGTTAAAAACGTTATTACAATCCTTTTTATTGGATTACTCTCACACACTGCATTTTCACAAAATTCACTTAAAGTAACCGTAGTTTCTGCAGAAGACAAAGAAGTGTTAATGGGTGCATCGGTCTATTTAAAAGGAACTCAGCTAGGAAATACTACAAATTATGATGGGATTGCAACTTTAGCATCTATCCCTAACGGTAAACAAACCTTAGTTGTTTCATTTGTGGGTTTTGAGACACAACAGATAAAACTAAACTTCCCGATAAAGGACAATAACATAAGCATTGCATTACACGAACATGAAGGTACTTTAGAAACCGTAGTAATATCATCAACCAGAAGTAAAAGAAGTATTGCTCAAATACCTACAAGAATTGAAGTAATTGGAGCTGAGGAACTGGGAGAAAAAGCAGCTATGAATTCTGCCAACATAGCCATGTTATTAAGAGAGAGTACAGGGATACAGATGCAACAGACTTCTGCAAACTCTGCCAATCAAAGTATTCGAATTCAAGGGTTGGATGGACGTTTTACTCAGCTATTAAAAGATGGATTCCCTTTATTTGGAGGGTTTTCTAGTGGTTTAAGTATTATGCAAATTCCACCTTTAGATTTACAACAGGTAGAGATTATTAAAGGAAGTTCTTCTACCTTATATGGAGGAGGAGCCATCGCAGGATTGGTGAATTTAATTTCTAAGAAACCTGGTTTTGAAAGTGAAACTACTTTTATGCTAGATTTAACATCGCGTAAAGGAGCTACTGTAAATGCGTACTATAGCAAACGAAATGATCGTTTTGGAATGTCTTTGTTTGGTTCGACCAACTTACAGCAAGCAAGTGATGTTAATAATGATACGTTTTCTGACCTGCCTAAAGTAAGAAGCATCAGCTTTAACCCATCATTCTATTATTACCCTTCAGAAGCTAAAACTTTAAGAGTTACGTTTAATATTTCTGATGAGCGTAGAGTAGGAGGTGATATTCGATATGTTAACCAGAACACAACGCCACAACAAGGTTTTTTTGAAGAAAACAAATCAAGTAGGTACGCAATGAAGAGCTCATATGATAATGAAATTTCTGAAAGCAGCTCTTTTCACATAAAAAATAGTCTTAGCTATTTTAATAGAGACTTACTTTTACCTACCTACCAGTTTTTAGGATCTCAATTTGCTAGTTTTACCGAAGCTACTTATAATAGGTACTCAGAAAAATCTGATTGGGTTTTTGGAGCCAATATCATTACAGAAGACTTTACAGAAACACCTACAACTGCTTTAGATAGAAGCTATCAGCAATTTACCAGCGGTGCTTTTGCACAAAACAATTTGACCGTTTCAGAAAACATGAGTTTAGAAACTGGTTTGCGTATTGATTACAATAATAATTACGGTACTTTTTTATTACCAAGAGTCTCTTTATTTTACAAGTTTACTAATGCATTGACTTCTAGAATTGGTGGAGGACTAGGATATAAAATCCCAACGATCTTTACAGAAGATTCAGAACTGCGTGCTTATCAACAAGTATTACCTATAAACCCTACTAATTTTAAAGCAGAAACTTCTGCTGGGCTTAATTTAGACCTTAACTATAAAACCACAATTCTTGAGGATGCAGTCTCTGTGTCATTTAATCAATTGTTCTTTTACACGCAGTTAAACAATAGCTTAGTGTTAACACAACAAGGACAAGATTATAAATTTTTAAATGCAACAAACCCTCTAGATAGCTATGGTTTTGAAACCAATTTAAAATTTAAATACAAAGACTTTATCTTATTTACCAATTATGCATTTAACAATGTAAAGGTTTTACAACAACAGAAAGCTTTAACTCCTAAGCACAATTTTGGAGGTGTACTTATGTATGAAGTTCACGATAAATGGCGAATTGGTTATGAGGCTTACTACAAGAGTTCTCAATTTAGAACAGACCTAACTGAAACACCGAGTTATTGGACTATGGGCTTTATGGCGATGAGAACCTTTGGTAAAATAAGTGTCTATGCAAATTTTGAAAACTTTACAGATAACAAACAATCAAATTATCAATCTATGATTACAGGATCAGCTAACAACCCAGTATTCTCAGATATTTGGGCTCCTACTGATGGCTTTGTTTTTAATGGGGGGATTTTAATAAAACTATAA